TTGAGGGTCCAGTTGTAGAAGCATGCTAGGGTAGGTGGCCCTATTAAAAGGGACTAGGCATGATAACCCTGAGAATATCTACATGTGAGTGGAAGTTTGAcaaaaggggaagagaaggacTGCAATGATAAGGTCTAGGAGGCATTATTTCGAGGTAAAAGAAGGGTTAGAGATCTTGTCTTTTTGTTGTGGTGCCTGCCCTGGTGCTTGGTGATAACAACTACTCGCTGGAGACTTACTTTACATCATGGATTGTCTCAAAGCCTTTAGTTTTTTTCTCCATAATATGACCTACACATAGCGGCCAAATTGACCTTCTGAAGTGCTGATCATGTCTCTCCTCTCCTATAAAACCACCAGCTACGCCCTTTTCTCTAGAGAGTAAGATCCAAACTCTTTAGTTTGGCAGCTAAGAACCTTCTTGGTGTGACCTTCGCTCGCTCACCTGGCCAGTTTTGTCTCACTCTGCTACTTTTCCAGCACAATGAGATCCTTGCCCATAAGCATGCACTCATTAATTCATCCAGTAAACacatattgagcacctaccatgtgccaggcactgttctaagtgccaTGGAAAGAATGGAAACAAGAGAAATGACTCCCACCTTTTGCGGAGTTTAccaaaaacaaatcaataagaaattaTCAGACAGGTATAAGGACTTTGATGAAAAAAGAGGATAATGTGATGGAGGGTGACTAATTTAGATCGGATAGTTAGGGAAAGTCTTCCTAAGGAGATTGGTTTAGGCTGAACCCTGGTTGACAAATAGGAGGCAATGCAAAGGTCTGGGCGAGGAacattctgggcagagggaacaaTTAGTACCAAGGGTCTAAAGAGCGCACAACCTTGGCATGACCAAGGAGCAGAGAACTCAAGAGTGCTGAGATGAGgcaagggagagggaaggggacatCACAAGAGGCTGGAGGGGGAGAGGACAAAACCACAAGGGCCTCTTAGGCCTGGGTAAGGatttgggtcttcattctaaaAGCAATGGAAAGCTGCTGAGAAGTGATGTGATTTGatttaggattttaaaagttCACTCTGGTTTCTGTGAGTGAAACCAGAGTTTTTTCAGAGCAAAAATAGTATCAGGAAGATCAGTTTGGAGGCTGCTGCAGGAATTCATGTAAGAGATTGGTCATTTGGGACTGAAGAGTGGCAGTGAAGACGGACAGGTTTGACAGATACGTTTGAGAGGAATCTGGGAGGTAAAATTAATGGGGCTTGGTGATGACCTCAATTTTGGAGTGAGAAAGAACGGATATGTGGAGCATGTTAAAGCAGCAAATCATCTAGTCATgaggtagaaagaaaagaaaactatagaaagGGTTACCTCCACTCTCAGCAATAGTATTGAAATATTCCCTGCTCACGGCTGGGGGAGGATGGGCaggaagacagggaggagagaggggattGGCAGGGCCACAAAGCAAATCTCACATTGCCCTTCGAGAGCTCCATTTTACCATAGCTGTACAACATGAAAATCAAAGTGAtaggtggccaggtgtggtggctcttgcctgtaatcccagtactttgggaggccaaggcaggtggatctcctgaggtcagaagttcaagacccacctggccaacatggtgaaaccctgtctctacttaacatataaaattagccaggcgtggtggcatgcatctgtgatcccagctactcgggaggctgaggcaggagaattgcttgaacctgggaggcagagggtgcagtgagcgaagatcacgccattgcactccagcctgagcaacagagcaagacttcgtctcaaaaaaaacaaaaacaaacacaaacaaacaaacaaacaaaaacagagcttACATCTTACAATAACTGAataacatgaaaaacaaacaaaatgataggtggccaggcacagtggctcacgcctgtaatcccagcactttgggaggctgaggcgggtggagcacctgaggtcaggagttcgagactaggtgtgatctcagctcactgcagcctccatttcctgggttcaagcaattctcctgcctcagcctcctgagtaggcgggattacaggcacatgccaccacacctggataatttttgtatttttagtataggtggggttttgccaagttggccaggctggtctcaaactcctgacctcaggtggtcctcccgcctcagcctcccagagtgctgggattacaggcatgagccactgtgccaagcctgaATCTGCATTTCTGAAAAGTTTCCAGATAACGCTGATGCTACTAGTCTGGGCtcacagtttgagaaccactgcactggATTAACTAAAAAAAACTTTCTGGTCAATTATCTAATGATGCTTTCAAAAATGGAGGTAAGGTTATCAGCTGAGTTCTATCCTTCATGAGCCACAGTACTCAGATGGCATTCCATGTAAtggaagagaatgaaagaaaaaaccttTAATCCGTCACTTTGTTCTCTAAAAAGTGGTAACTACCCAGCTCCCTCCTTAACCCCTTGCACCTGCGCTTACTCCTCCACTTCCATTCCACCAGGATGAAGGACCCCAGCACAGGATCTTGCAAAGCTCCCTAGAACTACACCCCTCCATCATTTCCAAATTCAGACTGGTTTAATGGATGTAATATGGGTCCTCTGGTCCTGTAGTGTCTCACAGGCACTGTAGCAAATCCCAGAGCTGGTCTGTTGTTGCAGAGGAGGACTGCAAGCTGGAAATCTAGTGACTTGCAGCCAAATCTGGCCCTTCCGTTAACTATGTGGCCCATGATGAGTCATGTCATTTAGCATTTTTACACCCTAAttttcaacagtttttttttggccgggcgcggtggctcaagcccgtaatcccagcactttgggaggccgaggcgggtggatcacgaggtcaggagatcgagaccatcctggctaacatggtgaaaccccgtctctactaaaaatacaaaaaactagccgggcgaggtggcgggcgcctgtagtcccagctactcggaggctgaggcaggagaatggcgtgaacctgggaggcggagcttgcagtgagccgagatcgcgccactgcactccagcctgggtgacacagcgcgagactccgtctcaaaaaaaaaacaaaaacaaaaacaaaaaaaaccagttttttttttaagtcccccAGTatgagagaaaagggaatacttaaaGAAATATTAGCCaaaattttcttggaaaaaagACATTAGCAACAGAACTGTAACATTAGAGATATTACATTTATAGTTAACCAACAAAgagcgtgcgtgtgtgtgtgtgtgtgtgtatttttagatcttcacaacaaccttgtgAGGTAGGTAAAACTTGAGGCTGAGAGAAGATGAAAGTCTGGCCAAATTAAGTATCAGGGCCAGGACTCAAATACTTTACCTTCTCAATGAAGTCAGTGTTCTTTCCAACACACTGCCTTCCCTCAATTGATTTCAGTTGAATGTAGGAATGTACTAGTGCATAACCTGGATGGCCCTAAAAGGATCAGAGAATTATATTAACCTAAAACTAAATGGCCAATGACTCAGCAAATTAGAAAACAAGAGTTGTTAGTCTTCAGCTAAATGCCACGGAGGACCCCTGCAATATCATTTGACATTCTCAGCAATTTTGCTTCCACAATTTTACAGTCCTCTACCAGGTCCCTGTGGCTTGTTCATTGTAGGATATTTTCTGTGTGTCAGATGACAGCAAACCTCCTGTAGAAGTACCTCATACACTGCCATTTCAAAGAGCTTCTGAAATTCTTTCAGTCTCCAAGTCACAAGACCGCAAACATCCTCTAAGATAATTCAGCCTTGTCATGGCAGTGAGACATCTGGTGACTAATGCCTGCACAGCACTGAACTGGGAgtgcatttccattttattcaatTTGTGTATTCCAATGCCAAACCTTCCAGTTATAATCTAATTTCTTTCAAGTTCTGAGCTTGGGGTGGGGGGATTACACTAATAAATTTCTAATTGAGTAATAAGACTGATAAAAGTCACCAATCTTGTATTGAGTGTCTTTTAAGGGCCAGGTAGTGCATTAAAGGCTTTATATAAGACCTCAAATATTAATCATTAATAATGATGTGACCATTTAGTTATTGAGCATCTAtgttgtgccaggcactgtactaggtgGTTAATGTATGATCTCTAGgccacatttttctcatttctcatttaGTAACTAggcatcaactttttttttttttttggagatggagtctcactctgttgcccaggctggagtgcagtggcgtgatctcagctcactgcaacctgcaccttccgggttcaaatgattcttctgcctcacccttctgagtagctgggactacgggtgcatgccaccacgcccagctaattttttttttttttttttgagacggagtctcactctgtcgcccaggctggagtgcagtggctcaatcttggctcgttgcaagctccacctcctgggttcacgccattctcctgcctcagcctcctgagtagctgggactacaggcgcccgccaccacgcctggctgtttttgtatttttagtagagacggggtttcaccgtgttagccaggctggtctcaaactcctgacctcaagtgatccacccgccttggcctcccaaaagtgctaggattacaagcgtgagccaccacgcctggccagcatcAACTATTAAACTCACATTTCCCTAAGAGTCAGTCACACACTGAAGGAATGCCTTTTGTATTCAGACCATTGTTTGGTCCCTTTAAGTTTATCCTCTATAACATAGACAAGAAAGAGGGAGGATAGATCAGGGCCTAAATTGAGCCACTGATGCCCAGGTTTTCTCTATTTGGGGTGCTTGAAGACAGTAGCAATGAAAATTCACAAGGGAGCAGCAGAACACTAAAGACTATTTCCTAAACCAAATGGGTGTTTTGATGGCATAAAAGATGCGCTTTCTGACGGAAGCTCTTGTTACATTTACTACAGTGGAAAGGTTTTTCTCCTGTATGCGTTCTCTGGTGTGTGAGGAAATGGGAACGCTGATTGAAGGTCTTGCCACACTCAGGACATCGATAGGGCCTGTCTCCTAAGTGGATTCTCTGATGGGTAATAAAGTGGGAGCTCTGATTGAAGCTCTTCCCACACTCCCCACATTTGTACGGTCTTTCTCCTGTGTGGATTCGTTGGTGCTTAATGAGGGCGGAGCTGTCAGTGAATCCTTTCCCACAGTTTTCACACTTAAAAGGTCTCTCACCTGTGTGTGTTCTTTGGTGCGTGACTAAATGTGAGCTCTGACTGAAGCTTTTGTGGCAGTCAGGACAACTGAAAGGTCTTTCTCCTGAATGAGTACTCATGTGAGCTACAAAATGAGAACTATCTCTGAAGCCCTTCCCACACTCTGGGCATTTGAAGGGCCGTTCTCCCGTGTGGGTTCGTTGGTGCTTAATCAAATCTGAGCTCTGGCTAAAACTCTCACCACAGTCATTACACCTGTAAGGCTTCACCCCTGTGTGGGTCCTCTGGTGAGTGATGAAATTTGAGCTTCGACTGAAGCTTTTGTGACATTCCAGGCACGTGTAGGGCTTCTCGCCTGTGTGGGTTCTTTGGTGCATTATGAGGTGTGGCTTCCGCCCAAAAGTCTTCCCACACTCTGGGCACTCATAGGGTTTCTCCCCTGTGTGGGTTCTCTGATGTTTGATGAGTGTTGAGCTGTCGCTGAATTTTTTCTCACACCCCTTGCATTGGTAGGGCTTCTCTCCTGTGTGTGTTCTGCGATGGGTGACAAGGTCTGAGCTCTGTTTGAAGCCTTTCCCACACTCAATGCATGTATAGGGCCTCTCGCCAGTGTGGGTTCTTAGGTGTCTTATGAGATAGGAACTCTGGTTAAAGCTTTTCCCGCATTCTGCACACATAGGCTTCTCTCCTACATATCCATCCAGGAGCTTGTTTAAATCCCTCTCCTGTGAAAAGGGCTCCAGCTGGTCCTCTCCTGGAAGGGTTCCATGTTGCCCTTCTAATTCTAGGCCTCGCTCCCAGTTTCCTCCCCAACTAAGAGTATGAGAAAGATCTTTATTGGTTCTTTCTGAAGATGTTCCACATTGTTCTGCTGTTTCAGAAATGTCCTGATTGAGCTTTGCCACCTGATGCTCAAAGTCTGAAAAATTAATGTAAGTAACAGAGAATAAAGTTATCAGTTACCAGGAAGGAATATCAGAAAACAGTGAAAAAGATTAAAATCCCTGTTTCTGTAGCAGATTGCACTTAATTCAACCgttctgcttttcattttgtgaaaagTTTATTGAGGTTCATTGAGCTGTCAGAACACATGAATTCctaagctttttaaatttttttttttttttttttttttttttttgagacggagtctcgctgtgtcacccaggctggagtgcagtggcgcgatctcggctcactgcaagctccgcctcccgggtttacgccattctcctgcctcagcctccgagtagctgggactacaggcgcccgccaccacgcccggctagtttttttttgtattttagtagagacggggtttcaccatgttagccaggatggtctcgatctcctgacctcgtgatccacccgcctcggcctcccaaagtgctggga
The Theropithecus gelada isolate Dixy chromosome 7b, Tgel_1.0, whole genome shotgun sequence DNA segment above includes these coding regions:
- the ZNF774 gene encoding zinc finger protein 774 gives rise to the protein MWLRTSGKSGLPGHCLENPLQECHPAQLEEWAIKGISRPSVISQLEQKEEPWVLPLQNFEARKILRESHADFEHQVAKLNQDISETAEQCGTSSERTNKDLSHTLSWGGNWERGLELEGQHGTLPGEDQLEPFSQERDLNKLLDGYVGEKPMCAECGKSFNQSSYLIRHLRTHTGERPYTCIECGKGFKQSSDLVTHRRTHTGEKPYQCKGCEKKFSDSSTLIKHQRTHTGEKPYECPECGKTFGRKPHLIMHQRTHTGEKPYTCLECHKSFSRSSNFITHQRTHTGVKPYRCNDCGESFSQSSDLIKHQRTHTGERPFKCPECGKGFRDSSHFVAHMSTHSGERPFSCPDCHKSFSQSSHLVTHQRTHTGERPFKCENCGKGFTDSSALIKHQRIHTGERPYKCGECGKSFNQSSHFITHQRIHLGDRPYRCPECGKTFNQRSHFLTHQRTHTGEKPFHCSKCNKSFRQKAHLLCHQNTHLV